One Xenopus tropicalis strain Nigerian chromosome 8, UCB_Xtro_10.0, whole genome shotgun sequence genomic window carries:
- the LOC100494194 gene encoding syntaxin-3, which yields MLLLFPLSLHDRCFWHLYLKMKDRLEEFRTRVKEDELLDFEENLVFDNPVYQETENHEMDKFFQEVSGLSVSLKGLTDLARLIEKKQGDVLCSTTETDIYEGKKELSKMKTTFISDATAIQSQLSKMKAALAEDSKNWMAEYRIRQSQFSALANRYQGVMTQHYINETKYVGMLKEQIMRQAELAGLDLQEDDINQLIGSQMAPQIVGKDLEILKAKQHLAMAQQRHKQLMDLEVQITELHLIFMQLEMLVSEQQDIINNIEFNVIHTQEYISQSNEEVKKAIKYQKQSRVAAAVSALLGLCACCTCLACLPGVSK from the coding sequence ATGCTCCTTTTATTtccattgtctttgcatgacagATGTTTCTGGCATCTGTATCTGAAAATGAAGGACAGACTGGAAGAGTTTAGAACTAGAGTGAAAGAAGATGAGTTACTCGACTTTGAAGAGAACTTGGTATTTGACAATCCTGTCTATCAAGAAACAGAGAATCATGAAATGGACAAGTTTTTTCAGGAGGTATCTGGGCTTTCAGTTTCACTAAAGGGTCtgacagatcttgccagactcatTGAGAAAAAACAGGGGGATGTCCTTTGCAGCACCACGGAGACAGACATTTATGAAGGAAAGAAAGAGTTAAGTAAAATGAAAACTACCTTCATTTCTGATGCTACAGCAATTCAGTCTCAGCTTAGCAAAATGAAGGCAGCTTTGGCTGAGGACAGTAAAAACTGGATGGCAGAGTACCGCATCCGTCAAAGCCAGTTCAGCGCCTTAGCAAATCGATACCAAGGAGTTATGACTCAACATTACATCAACGAGACAAAGTACGTGGGGATGCTGAAAGAACAGATTATGAGGCAGGCAGAACTGGCTGGATTGGATCTTCAGGAGGATGACATCAATCAATTAATAGGCAGCCAAATGGCTCCACAAATTGTTGGAAAAGATTTAGAAATCCTCAAAGCCAAACAACACCTTGCCATGGCCCAACAGAGACATAAACAGCTTATGGACCTTGAAGTCCAGATTACTGAACTTCACTTGATTTTTATGCAGCTGGAAATGTTAGTCTCAGAGCAGCAGGATATTATCAATAACATCGAGTTCAACGTGATACACACTCAGGAATACATATCTCAGTCTAATGAAGAAGTCAAGAAAGCGATCAAATACCAGAAACAATCACGTGTAGCTGCTGCCGTCTCAGCACTGCTGGGCCTTTGTGCTTGTTGCACCTGTCTTGCTTGTCTGCCTGGAGTCTCAAAGTAA